Proteins co-encoded in one Tautonia rosea genomic window:
- a CDS encoding FAD:protein FMN transferase — MLPPPPSVSRRDLFRFRSPARASEPNAPVPSPVLERLNGGDLVLARRPGMGSYFEVRLPVRTPGAAALAQSALDVIDSVEFLLTIYRDDSEVSRLNASAHEQPVRVSPELFSLIEQALQIGRQTGGAYELASGALSLAWGFIRGPRRVPSPDELADARDRSGCHLLQLDPEQSTIQFTRPGVVLNFGAIGKGYALDRVTQLIRDYWFPTSALIHGGQSSLFALGSPPDRLGGRWQIKVVDPFDLSRSVGTLHLRNRGLSTSGGSIQWFEANGRFYSHILDPRIGEPLDADAPASVTVLAPTAAEADALSTAFSILGPDGSASILRDRTDVAALFVLRGEEGRSRTVTFNLTEHDFSPESLEGATAPP; from the coding sequence GTGCTCCCTCCTCCACCGAGCGTTAGCCGCCGTGATCTGTTCCGGTTCCGCTCTCCCGCCAGAGCGTCTGAACCGAACGCTCCGGTCCCTTCCCCGGTGCTCGAACGGCTCAACGGAGGCGATCTCGTGCTGGCCCGTCGTCCGGGCATGGGCTCCTATTTCGAGGTCCGGTTGCCGGTTCGAACCCCGGGTGCTGCTGCCCTTGCCCAGTCAGCACTCGACGTGATCGACTCCGTCGAATTCCTGCTCACGATCTATCGAGACGATTCCGAGGTCAGCCGCCTGAACGCCTCGGCCCATGAGCAGCCAGTCCGCGTCTCTCCCGAACTCTTTTCCCTGATCGAGCAAGCCCTCCAGATCGGTCGTCAGACCGGCGGGGCCTACGAGCTTGCCTCCGGGGCGTTAAGCCTCGCCTGGGGATTCATCCGGGGGCCCAGACGGGTTCCCAGCCCTGATGAACTGGCCGATGCCCGAGATCGTTCGGGGTGTCACCTGCTTCAGCTTGACCCCGAACAATCAACGATCCAGTTCACGCGCCCTGGAGTTGTCCTGAACTTCGGCGCGATCGGCAAAGGCTACGCCCTCGATCGGGTCACTCAGCTCATCCGCGATTACTGGTTCCCGACCTCCGCCCTTATTCACGGGGGCCAGTCCAGCCTCTTTGCCCTCGGGTCGCCCCCCGATCGCCTCGGCGGACGCTGGCAGATTAAGGTGGTTGATCCGTTCGACCTCTCCCGATCGGTCGGCACGCTGCACCTCAGGAATCGCGGCCTCTCGACATCCGGCGGCTCGATTCAGTGGTTTGAGGCCAACGGGCGATTCTACAGCCACATTCTCGACCCCCGAATCGGAGAGCCGCTCGACGCCGATGCCCCGGCCAGCGTCACGGTCCTCGCTCCCACGGCCGCCGAGGCCGATGCCCTCTCCACGGCCTTCTCGATCCTTGGCCCCGACGGATCGGCCTCAATCCTCCGTGACCGCACCGACGTTGCCGCCCTGTTCGTCCTCCGGGGAGAGGAAGGCCGGTCCCGGACGGTGACGTTCAACCTCACCGAACACGATTTCTCCCCCGAGTCCCTCGAAGGCGCGACCGCCCCGCCGTAA
- a CDS encoding exo-beta-N-acetylmuramidase NamZ domain-containing protein — protein sequence MMFSHCVLFLAGLSIGLSDLTRLPEATPESLGFDPAALAEVRSAVSEAVEEGAIPGAVVVVGRRGQIALVEVVGLRAVEPDAQEMTRDTVFDMASLTKPVATATAVMKLWERGAIDLDDPITTYLPELANHGKEAITVEMLLRHRAGLIPDNPIGDYQDGVEEAWRRINEIDLVGTPGEQFRYTDVGFLILGRLVERVSGMSLDEFVREHIFNPIGMRDSMFLPLEHGIDRDRIAPTEREGEEWVRGVVHDPRSRAVGGVAGHAGLFSTADDLTVYAQTLLNGGEGPNGTRILAPPTVRAMIDAGDTPDGERRGLGWDLNTGYSSPKGERFGPKSFGHTGFTGTSIWIDPETETFVILLTSRLHPGGDKPSPTALRRRLATIVASAIVEGPVPPALPIEVGEVRCGIDVLEAEGFAPLKGKRIGLITNHTGRTRDGRTTIDVLFEAEGIELVTLFSPEHGIRGLLDTNIDDSKDEQTGLPIYSLYGERRKPSPEQLEGLDALVFDIADIGTRFYTYISTMGLAMEAAAEAGIPIFVLDRPNPIGGQAVQGPVRDEDLGSFIAFHRVPVRHGMTIGELALMFNQEREIGADLTVVQCQGWRRSFWFDQTGLLWVNPSPNMRSLSEALLYPGVGLLEATNLATGRGTDTPFERVGAPWIDPQRWAAELNAEGFEGARFVPIRFSPTERQYEGEDCGGVYIIIDDWDTFDPIEVGIGLAVTLRRLYPEDWKPEALNRLMTNRAAYDAIVEGASVRAVERTWARELLEFLEDRALYLIYED from the coding sequence ATGATGTTCTCCCATTGCGTGTTGTTTCTGGCCGGTTTGTCGATCGGCCTTTCTGACCTGACGAGACTCCCCGAGGCCACTCCCGAATCGCTCGGGTTCGATCCGGCAGCCCTGGCCGAGGTGCGGTCGGCCGTTTCCGAGGCCGTGGAGGAGGGAGCGATTCCGGGGGCAGTGGTGGTCGTCGGCCGTCGAGGTCAGATCGCCCTAGTGGAGGTCGTCGGCCTTCGCGCGGTTGAGCCGGACGCTCAGGAGATGACCCGCGACACGGTCTTCGACATGGCCTCGTTGACCAAGCCGGTTGCAACCGCGACGGCCGTGATGAAGCTCTGGGAGCGCGGTGCGATTGATCTCGACGACCCGATCACCACCTATCTGCCCGAGTTGGCAAACCACGGCAAGGAGGCGATCACCGTCGAGATGCTGTTGCGGCATCGGGCCGGCTTGATTCCCGATAACCCGATCGGCGATTACCAGGACGGTGTCGAAGAAGCCTGGCGCCGGATCAACGAGATCGACCTGGTCGGTACTCCCGGCGAGCAGTTTCGCTACACCGATGTGGGGTTCCTGATCCTCGGCCGACTGGTCGAACGGGTCTCGGGAATGTCACTGGATGAATTTGTGCGCGAACACATCTTCAATCCGATTGGGATGAGGGATTCGATGTTCCTGCCCCTGGAGCATGGGATCGACCGCGATCGGATTGCACCGACCGAACGAGAAGGAGAGGAATGGGTTCGAGGGGTGGTGCATGACCCCCGATCGCGAGCCGTCGGAGGAGTTGCGGGCCATGCCGGGCTGTTCAGCACGGCGGACGATCTTACCGTTTATGCTCAAACGTTGCTGAATGGCGGCGAAGGACCGAACGGCACTCGCATTCTGGCCCCGCCGACAGTTCGGGCCATGATTGACGCCGGAGACACCCCGGATGGGGAGCGCCGAGGTTTGGGATGGGATCTGAACACCGGCTACAGCTCACCCAAGGGGGAGCGGTTTGGGCCGAAGAGTTTTGGTCACACCGGATTCACAGGGACAAGCATCTGGATTGATCCGGAGACCGAAACATTTGTGATCCTCTTGACCAGTCGACTGCATCCGGGGGGCGACAAGCCCTCGCCGACCGCCCTCCGCCGGCGATTGGCGACGATTGTGGCCTCGGCGATTGTCGAAGGGCCGGTCCCCCCTGCCCTTCCGATCGAGGTGGGTGAGGTACGGTGCGGGATCGATGTCCTGGAGGCGGAAGGCTTCGCGCCCTTGAAGGGGAAGCGGATTGGCTTGATCACGAACCACACGGGACGAACGCGGGACGGCCGGACGACGATCGACGTGCTGTTCGAGGCCGAAGGAATCGAACTGGTCACGCTGTTCAGCCCCGAGCATGGGATTCGCGGCCTGCTCGATACGAATATCGACGACAGCAAGGATGAACAGACAGGATTGCCGATTTATAGCCTCTATGGCGAGCGACGCAAGCCGTCTCCCGAGCAACTGGAGGGACTCGATGCCCTGGTGTTCGATATCGCGGATATAGGAACACGATTTTACACATACATCAGTACGATGGGGCTCGCGATGGAAGCCGCGGCCGAGGCGGGGATTCCGATCTTCGTGCTCGACCGGCCCAACCCGATCGGTGGGCAAGCGGTGCAAGGGCCGGTTCGGGATGAGGATCTGGGATCGTTTATCGCCTTTCACCGCGTGCCGGTCAGGCATGGGATGACGATCGGCGAACTGGCCCTCATGTTCAATCAGGAACGAGAGATTGGGGCGGACCTGACCGTGGTTCAGTGCCAGGGGTGGCGTCGGTCGTTCTGGTTCGACCAGACCGGGTTGCTCTGGGTGAACCCGTCACCCAACATGAGGAGTTTGAGCGAGGCGTTGCTTTATCCAGGGGTTGGGTTGCTCGAAGCAACGAACCTTGCCACCGGACGAGGGACAGACACACCGTTCGAACGGGTTGGGGCACCCTGGATCGATCCCCAGCGCTGGGCTGCGGAACTGAACGCTGAAGGGTTTGAGGGTGCTCGATTCGTGCCGATTCGTTTCTCGCCCACGGAGCGGCAATACGAGGGGGAGGATTGTGGCGGGGTTTACATCATCATCGACGACTGGGACACCTTCGATCCGATCGAGGTCGGGATTGGCCTGGCCGTGACCCTGCGTCGGCTCTACCCCGAGGACTGGAAGCCCGAGGCTTTGAACCGCTTGATGACGAACCGGGCGGCTTATGATGCGATTGTTGAGGGAGCGAGTGTCCGGGCCGTTGAGCGGACCTGGGCTCGCGAACTCCTCGAATTCCTGGAGGATCGTGCGTTGTATCTGATCTACGAAGATTGA
- a CDS encoding sodium:solute symporter: protein MSPIDLGIIVVYIVGVTLFGSILGSRSKGLKGYFLGGGQVPAWAVMLSIVATETSTATFLSVPSLSFREGGDFTYLQLALGYIVGRVLVSIVLLPSYFRGQMYTAYQVLNDRFGGATKTAASVLFLLSRTLGDGLRLFLAALVLRNLLLLSGLVGDGAASIMPIEWAMPIAIVLMGVSTIVYTFLGGMTAVVWTDVTQFIIYMIGAVAALFLMVGRLDGGWADLWETGNALEKFRMFNFTFDLTQPFTFWAGMIGGVVLNTSTHGADQMMVQRYLSARSQTQAAVALICSGFVVIAQFALFLLIGVALSIFYSEYPPDRPLQVDDEFASFIVNYLPTGLVGLVVAAIFSAAMSTLSSSLNASASSTVNDLIRPMAPTMSEERLLGISKVMTVVWGLAQMGIAGVAAAKFQESPVVEDALAIASFVTGIILGVFLLGILTTTVNQRSALIGLVAGLMAVSYARFGPTKLPESLYPFEGALAWPYFALVGSGTTFLVGVLASRLSRGGAANLPASES, encoded by the coding sequence ATGAGCCCGATCGACCTTGGAATCATCGTCGTTTACATCGTTGGCGTAACGCTTTTCGGCTCGATCCTGGGGTCGCGAAGCAAGGGACTGAAAGGGTATTTCCTGGGAGGGGGACAGGTCCCCGCGTGGGCCGTGATGCTCTCGATCGTCGCCACGGAGACAAGCACCGCCACCTTTCTGAGCGTGCCGAGCCTGAGCTTTCGAGAGGGAGGCGATTTCACCTATCTGCAACTGGCCCTCGGCTACATCGTGGGCCGAGTGCTGGTCTCGATCGTTCTGCTCCCGAGCTACTTTCGGGGGCAAATGTACACAGCCTATCAGGTGCTTAACGATCGGTTTGGAGGGGCGACCAAGACAGCGGCCTCAGTGCTCTTTCTGCTTTCAAGAACCCTGGGAGACGGCCTGAGACTCTTTCTGGCGGCCCTCGTCCTACGCAATCTCCTGCTCCTGAGCGGTCTGGTGGGAGACGGGGCGGCATCGATCATGCCGATCGAATGGGCAATGCCCATCGCGATTGTTCTCATGGGTGTTTCTACGATTGTTTACACGTTCCTTGGTGGAATGACGGCGGTCGTCTGGACCGACGTAACGCAGTTTATCATCTACATGATTGGAGCCGTGGCGGCCTTGTTCTTGATGGTCGGCCGACTTGATGGGGGTTGGGCTGATCTCTGGGAAACGGGCAATGCGCTCGAAAAGTTCCGGATGTTCAATTTCACATTTGATCTGACGCAACCGTTCACCTTCTGGGCGGGAATGATCGGCGGAGTTGTCTTGAACACGTCGACGCACGGCGCAGATCAGATGATGGTTCAGCGATACCTGTCGGCCCGGTCGCAAACGCAGGCGGCGGTGGCCTTGATCTGTAGCGGCTTCGTGGTCATTGCGCAGTTCGCGCTTTTCTTATTGATTGGCGTTGCGCTTTCCATCTTTTATTCGGAATATCCGCCCGATCGGCCGTTGCAGGTGGATGATGAGTTCGCCTCGTTCATCGTCAATTACTTGCCGACGGGCCTAGTGGGCCTGGTTGTGGCGGCGATCTTCTCGGCGGCGATGAGCACCCTGTCGAGTTCCCTGAATGCGTCGGCCTCCTCGACCGTCAACGACCTGATCCGGCCGATGGCGCCGACGATGAGCGAAGAGCGACTGCTCGGGATCTCGAAGGTCATGACGGTCGTCTGGGGGCTGGCTCAAATGGGGATTGCCGGCGTCGCGGCGGCGAAGTTCCAGGAGAGCCCGGTGGTCGAGGATGCCCTGGCGATTGCCTCGTTCGTGACCGGGATCATTCTGGGCGTGTTTTTGCTTGGCATCCTTACGACGACGGTCAACCAGCGATCGGCCCTGATCGGACTCGTCGCGGGGTTGATGGCGGTCTCTTATGCCCGGTTCGGGCCGACGAAATTGCCCGAGTCGCTTTATCCGTTCGAGGGGGCACTGGCCTGGCCCTATTTCGCCCTGGTGGGATCAGGGACGACCTTCCTGGTTGGTGTGCTGGCCTCTCGGCTGAGCCGAGGAGGCGCAGCGAACTTGCCAGCCTCCGAATCCTGA
- a CDS encoding DoxX family protein produces the protein MAPRWYYPGFFGALFLVLLRIAIGWHVYYEGRDKIQSQDTAQPFSSESYLRNATGPLAENFRNLVPDVDSLDQLNPELLNQWWDEELRRASAHFQFTPDQLAQAREQLDQTKARADSWFADDENADQIADYKDKVAQVREGRRQPPEMAFERDRLQDLLYEVETLRKDLTAPIDQWTADLRASWIALAEPDQLETAGELGPAPSSLDQIDLITMYGLTICGLLLMAGLFTPVAALGAAGLLFLFYISMPPFPGLPPNPRAEGTYLIVNKTLIEMLALLALAATPSGLWFGVDRLLFGWIDRRNIASAAEAGEPRATA, from the coding sequence ATGGCCCCGCGTTGGTATTATCCCGGCTTCTTCGGCGCCTTGTTCCTGGTGCTGCTCCGCATCGCGATCGGCTGGCATGTCTATTACGAGGGCCGCGACAAGATTCAGAGCCAGGACACCGCTCAACCCTTCTCCTCGGAATCGTACCTGAGAAACGCCACCGGCCCGCTTGCCGAGAACTTCCGCAATCTCGTTCCCGACGTCGATAGTCTCGATCAGCTCAATCCCGAACTGCTGAACCAGTGGTGGGATGAGGAACTGCGACGAGCCTCGGCCCACTTCCAGTTCACCCCCGATCAACTGGCCCAGGCCCGCGAACAGCTCGACCAGACCAAGGCCCGCGCCGATTCCTGGTTCGCCGACGACGAGAACGCCGATCAGATCGCCGATTACAAGGACAAGGTCGCCCAGGTCCGCGAAGGGCGCCGTCAACCCCCCGAGATGGCCTTCGAACGTGATCGGCTGCAAGACCTTCTGTACGAAGTCGAAACCCTTCGCAAGGACCTCACTGCCCCGATCGACCAGTGGACGGCCGACCTGAGAGCCTCCTGGATCGCACTTGCCGAGCCGGATCAACTGGAAACTGCCGGGGAACTCGGCCCTGCTCCGTCATCGCTCGACCAGATCGACCTGATCACCATGTACGGTCTGACCATCTGCGGGCTTCTGCTGATGGCCGGTCTGTTCACCCCCGTTGCGGCCTTGGGGGCCGCCGGCCTGTTGTTCCTCTTTTACATCAGTATGCCCCCTTTCCCGGGCTTGCCTCCGAACCCCCGGGCCGAGGGAACGTATTTGATCGTAAATAAGACCCTGATCGAGATGCTCGCCCTGCTCGCTTTGGCGGCGACCCCCAGTGGCCTCTGGTTCGGCGTTGACCGTCTGTTGTTCGGCTGGATCGATCGACGGAACATCGCCTCTGCTGCCGAGGCCGGCGAGCCCCGAGCCACCGCGTAA
- a CDS encoding PVC-type heme-binding CxxCH protein encodes MRLSMVLTTLLGAALSLTPPSGAIQDQPIPHGQDRPPNPARTPAEAIAAMTVPDGFTVELVASEPDLVNPVAMTFDERGRIWVTESLEYPRREPGPGRDRVKILEDTNGDGSADSVRIFAEGLNIPSGIAVGHGGVWVANAPDILFYPDADRDGVADGPPEVVVTGFGRYDTHELPNSLTWGPDGWLYGWNGVFNPSKVEQHGKTFEFTCAIFRIHPTTRKFELFCEGTSNPWGIAIDPEGSLFASACVIDHLWHLVESGYYHRQGGPYPPFTWKIESIVDHFHQKRAYCGITYFDSDAYPPEYRGKLYMGNIHGNCINVDSLTRNGSTYQGHGEADFLSANDAWFMPVVQKVGPDGSLYILDWYDRYHCYQDANRDPAGIDRLKGRLYRVRYANTPRRANFDLASESNDSLIRLLDSPNVYDRDIAQRLLTERLKFGGVGHEVPLYKKLRSAVFSDDLGRKGRLHALWVLVSWNGHGLDGLDHVPDIAQSAVTLTSDHLRDLLAYDDPTFRAWGVRYAGTLGRVEPDVLETLVALADDPSPDVRLQLAIASRKVEGLDGMATLLAVLGSTESDDPLLPRVVWQNLHPMLNDPEAVARLAALLQGADRRWSLPLAEMLARMLDRIIAVDAVPGEQLADLARFIIKHESVDDDSRRASLATLADQVRQGRFDPDRLASLRDGLQRDFRNALANQDDPIRSTFARLSALWGDADALALVRQRFADPEAEDAERRAALDVLVASDDTEVLPAIAAVFSRPEAGSVAFRGEVLAAIGQINEPRIADLILSSYSTFEPELKPRAVALLTQRPAWTRSLLEAIGRGELPTQVLNVNQVRALLESPDQELADLVRQTWGTVREGRDPAREQVLARIRDDLSEANGDPIAGRLVFDRVCAQCHQMYGKGEQVGPDLTGNGRGSYEQLLSNVLDPSLVIGASYQGTIVATADGRILAGLVEEDNDRRIVLKLQGGERAVIPRDQVEEVQVSPVSLMPENLEEQITPSEMADLIAFLCLDRAPEDPEARPIDGTPRTLITPRAAPASSEGSQE; translated from the coding sequence ATGCGATTGAGCATGGTGCTGACCACCCTTCTCGGAGCCGCCCTCTCCCTCACCCCTCCCAGCGGCGCCATCCAGGACCAGCCCATCCCCCACGGTCAGGACCGCCCCCCCAACCCCGCCCGCACCCCCGCCGAGGCGATCGCCGCGATGACCGTCCCCGACGGCTTTACCGTCGAACTCGTCGCGAGCGAACCGGACCTCGTCAACCCCGTCGCCATGACCTTCGACGAAAGAGGGCGCATCTGGGTCACCGAGAGCCTCGAATACCCCCGCCGCGAGCCCGGCCCCGGCCGCGATCGCGTGAAGATCCTTGAGGATACGAATGGCGACGGTTCGGCCGACTCCGTCCGAATCTTCGCCGAGGGGTTGAACATCCCCTCGGGCATTGCCGTCGGCCACGGCGGGGTCTGGGTGGCCAATGCCCCCGACATCCTCTTCTATCCCGACGCCGACCGCGACGGCGTCGCCGACGGCCCCCCCGAGGTCGTCGTCACCGGCTTCGGCCGCTACGACACCCACGAGCTACCCAACAGCCTCACCTGGGGCCCCGACGGCTGGCTCTACGGCTGGAACGGCGTCTTCAACCCGAGCAAGGTCGAGCAACACGGCAAGACATTCGAATTCACCTGTGCCATCTTCCGCATCCACCCGACCACTCGCAAATTCGAACTCTTTTGCGAAGGCACGAGCAATCCCTGGGGCATCGCCATCGACCCCGAGGGCTCGCTGTTCGCCTCGGCCTGCGTGATCGACCACCTCTGGCACCTGGTCGAGTCGGGCTACTACCATCGGCAGGGGGGGCCTTATCCGCCGTTCACCTGGAAGATCGAGTCCATCGTCGATCACTTCCACCAGAAGCGTGCTTATTGCGGCATCACCTACTTCGACAGCGACGCCTACCCCCCCGAGTACCGCGGCAAGCTGTACATGGGGAACATCCACGGCAATTGCATCAATGTCGATTCCCTCACCCGCAACGGCTCCACGTACCAGGGCCACGGCGAAGCCGACTTCCTCTCGGCCAACGACGCCTGGTTCATGCCCGTCGTCCAGAAGGTCGGCCCCGACGGCTCCCTCTACATCCTCGACTGGTACGATCGCTACCACTGCTACCAGGACGCCAACCGCGACCCCGCCGGCATCGACCGCCTCAAGGGGCGTCTCTACCGCGTCCGCTACGCCAACACCCCGCGCCGGGCAAACTTCGACCTGGCTTCCGAATCGAACGACTCCCTCATTCGGCTCCTCGACAGCCCGAACGTCTACGACCGCGACATCGCCCAGCGCCTCCTGACCGAGCGCCTCAAATTCGGAGGTGTCGGCCACGAGGTTCCTCTCTACAAGAAACTCCGCTCCGCAGTCTTCTCCGACGATCTGGGACGCAAAGGTCGCCTGCACGCCCTCTGGGTCCTCGTCAGTTGGAACGGTCACGGCCTCGACGGGCTGGATCACGTCCCCGACATCGCCCAATCCGCCGTCACCCTGACCTCCGATCACCTCCGTGACCTGCTCGCCTACGACGACCCGACCTTCCGCGCCTGGGGCGTCCGCTACGCCGGGACCCTCGGCCGGGTCGAGCCCGACGTCCTCGAAACGCTCGTTGCCCTCGCCGACGACCCCTCGCCCGACGTCCGCCTCCAGCTCGCCATCGCCTCCCGGAAGGTCGAGGGGCTCGACGGCATGGCCACCCTGCTCGCTGTGCTCGGGTCGACCGAATCCGACGACCCCTTGCTCCCCCGCGTCGTCTGGCAGAACCTGCACCCGATGCTCAACGACCCCGAGGCCGTCGCCCGCCTGGCCGCTTTGCTCCAGGGTGCCGACCGACGCTGGTCGCTCCCGCTGGCCGAGATGCTGGCGAGGATGCTCGACCGCATCATCGCCGTCGATGCCGTCCCCGGCGAGCAGCTGGCCGACCTGGCCCGGTTCATCATCAAGCACGAATCGGTTGATGACGACTCGCGTCGGGCGAGCCTCGCCACCCTCGCTGATCAGGTCCGACAAGGGCGGTTCGATCCCGACCGGCTCGCGTCGCTCCGCGACGGCCTTCAACGGGACTTCCGCAACGCACTGGCAAATCAGGACGACCCGATTCGTTCCACCTTCGCCCGGCTCTCCGCCCTCTGGGGAGACGCCGACGCCCTGGCCCTTGTCCGCCAACGGTTCGCCGACCCCGAGGCCGAGGATGCCGAGCGTCGGGCGGCGCTCGATGTCCTCGTCGCGTCCGATGACACCGAGGTATTGCCCGCCATCGCAGCGGTCTTCTCCCGTCCCGAGGCCGGCTCTGTCGCCTTCCGAGGGGAGGTACTCGCCGCGATCGGCCAGATCAACGAACCTCGGATTGCTGATCTGATCCTAAGCTCCTACTCCACCTTCGAGCCCGAGCTGAAGCCCCGTGCCGTCGCCCTGCTCACCCAGCGTCCCGCCTGGACCCGGTCCTTGCTCGAAGCGATCGGGCGCGGCGAGCTGCCGACGCAGGTCCTCAACGTCAATCAGGTCCGTGCCCTGCTGGAAAGCCCCGATCAGGAACTGGCCGACCTCGTCCGCCAGACCTGGGGCACCGTCCGCGAAGGGCGCGACCCGGCCCGGGAACAGGTCCTCGCCCGCATCCGCGACGACCTGAGCGAGGCCAATGGCGATCCGATCGCCGGACGGCTTGTGTTCGATCGCGTCTGTGCCCAGTGCCACCAGATGTACGGCAAGGGGGAACAGGTCGGCCCGGACCTCACCGGCAACGGCCGAGGCTCTTATGAACAACTGCTCTCGAACGTGCTCGACCCCAGCCTCGTCATCGGCGCCTCCTATCAAGGCACGATCGTGGCCACGGCCGACGGCCGCATCCTGGCGGGCCTGGTGGAAGAAGACAACGACCGCCGGATCGTCCTGAAACTCCAGGGGGGCGAGCGGGCGGTCATTCCCCGCGATCAGGTCGAGGAGGTCCAGGTCAGCCCTGTCTCCCTCATGCCCGAGAACCTGGAGGAGCAGATCACCCCGAGCGAGATGGCCGACCTCATCGCTTTCCTCTGCCTCGACCGCGCCCCCGAAGACCCCGAGGCCCGCCCCATCGACGGCACCCCCCGGACCCTCATCACCCCCCGAGCGGCCCCCGCCTCGTCCGAAGGATCTCAGGAATGA
- a CDS encoding Gfo/Idh/MocA family protein — MTNHLTDEQRAIGRANAYAAIGGLETGPRAGYPTRRDFLVAAAAAGPALGALYFGYKPLGDKPAVKAAVIGTGNEGCDAMIRQSNRDYINYIGFCDARPYNQKRALDYFARQDLGQYTKSDIAALKNYGTIKEVLDDPEVEVVVIALPLWLHAPVAIDALKAGKHVFCEKLMAHDISECKAMIKAARENNRLLAIGHQRHYSAIYDNANALIRAGMLGEIRHIRASWHRNNGQLQFAKNDDGTIKYDDKGDPVILRDDDGNPLYYDSWKPRYEEGDDKVDLDAIAYKASDGKVYKCNNHDELVRWRLYDKTGAGLMAELGSHQLDACSIFLGKQHPLAVSGFGGTYYYQDGREVDDHVFVNFEFPKIGANLDSRGVPDTDERVVVSYSSITTNAFEDYGETVMGTYGTLMVSKEYDIYLYKEYDRNRPQDNWAGRSTTISVESGNALATSPSLAGPSQAQSLGAMAAGPGDLPSRGYREELEHFAYCIRNGDPDNYNGDPDHQPRCPGPVALADAVIALTSNLAMRHNARIEFKPEWFDPESPAVPEADFSGRLARGRA, encoded by the coding sequence ATGACCAACCATCTCACCGACGAGCAGCGCGCCATCGGTCGGGCCAACGCCTACGCCGCGATCGGCGGGCTGGAGACCGGCCCCCGAGCGGGCTACCCGACCCGTCGCGACTTCCTCGTGGCCGCCGCCGCCGCCGGGCCCGCCCTCGGCGCCCTTTACTTCGGCTACAAGCCTCTGGGCGACAAGCCGGCCGTCAAGGCCGCGGTCATCGGCACCGGCAACGAAGGTTGCGATGCCATGATCCGCCAGTCGAACCGCGATTACATCAACTACATCGGCTTCTGCGACGCCCGACCCTACAACCAGAAGCGCGCCCTCGACTACTTCGCCCGTCAGGACCTGGGCCAGTACACCAAGTCCGACATCGCGGCCCTGAAGAACTACGGCACGATCAAGGAGGTCCTCGACGACCCCGAGGTCGAGGTCGTCGTCATCGCCCTGCCGCTCTGGCTGCACGCCCCGGTCGCCATCGACGCGCTGAAGGCCGGCAAGCACGTTTTCTGCGAAAAGCTGATGGCCCATGACATCAGCGAATGCAAGGCCATGATCAAGGCCGCCCGAGAAAACAACCGCTTGCTGGCCATCGGCCACCAGCGGCACTACTCGGCCATCTACGACAACGCCAACGCCCTGATTCGCGCCGGCATGCTCGGCGAGATCCGTCACATTCGGGCCTCCTGGCACCGCAACAACGGCCAGCTCCAGTTCGCCAAGAACGACGACGGCACCATCAAGTACGACGACAAGGGCGACCCCGTCATCCTCCGCGACGACGACGGCAACCCCCTCTACTACGACTCCTGGAAGCCCCGCTACGAGGAAGGGGACGACAAGGTCGACCTCGACGCTATTGCCTACAAGGCGTCCGACGGCAAGGTCTACAAGTGCAACAATCACGACGAGCTCGTCCGCTGGCGGCTCTATGACAAGACCGGCGCCGGCCTGATGGCCGAGCTGGGCAGCCACCAGCTCGACGCCTGCTCCATCTTCCTCGGCAAGCAGCACCCGCTCGCCGTCTCCGGCTTCGGCGGCACCTACTACTACCAGGACGGCCGCGAGGTCGACGATCACGTCTTCGTCAACTTCGAGTTCCCGAAGATCGGCGCCAACCTCGACAGCCGCGGCGTCCCCGACACCGACGAGCGCGTCGTCGTCTCCTACTCCTCGATCACCACCAACGCCTTCGAGGACTACGGCGAAACCGTCATGGGGACCTACGGCACCCTGATGGTTTCCAAGGAATACGACATCTACCTCTACAAGGAATACGACCGCAACCGTCCCCAGGACAACTGGGCTGGCCGGTCCACCACCATCTCGGTTGAATCGGGCAACGCCCTGGCCACCAGCCCGAGCCTCGCCGGCCCCTCGCAGGCCCAGTCGCTCGGCGCCATGGCTGCCGGCCCCGGCGACCTCCCCTCCCGCGGCTACCGCGAGGAGCTGGAGCATTTCGCCTACTGCATCCGCAACGGCGACCCGGACAACTACAACGGCGACCCCGACCACCAGCCCCGCTGCCCCGGTCCCGTCGCCCTTGCCGACGCCGTCATCGCCCTGACCAGCAACCTGGCCATGCGGCACAACGCCCGGATCGAGTTCAAGCCCGAGTGGTTCGATCCCGAATCCCCGGCCGTCCCCGAGGCTGACTTCTCCGGCCGCCTCGCCCGCGGCCGCGCCTGA